TTGAGGTTTCCAGCCTTGCACGGAGCCCCAAGCCAGCTTCACCTGTGGTTGGAGTCAATTGGCCTGTTGTGTGCCTGCCTGGAACCATGCCCAGTTCTCTGCCAGCCAATTTGGTTAGGGTAGCCACTCCGAACGGAACAACAATAACCTCCACCTCAAAACCATCAATTAACTTCCCTCACACAATAATGTATCCATTCACTGTTTGCCAAAACTGTTTTCTGACACGATTAATGCCCGGGCTAATAGTGCTAATACCTGCTCTCTGTCACTTAACACAGTACTGATGATGTTAATGGCCTCCAAGTTGTTTAATGGCTCTAGAGGTACATTCCATTAAGCTCATAATGatgtgtctttttgtttgtgctcTCAATTAAGTTTCACATAAAGAAAAAGTATAACCAGCATTACTTGTGCAATCAGGTAGCACAAGTCTCAGGCATGGCTAATACTGCATTCACCATTCTAGTATTTAAAACCCTGGGTTCTTGGTCACTGGTTGCATTTTCTTGGAGCCTTTATTTGGCTTTGCCATCTTCTGTTAACCACATGTGTCTGTGTAAATctgtttatttaacttcttattttattttactgaagtTTCAAATGCTGACCACAGAGGTGACGAATAACAGTACCAAATGAAGGTCAAATTTCTGACAATATTCTGTTAATTCACTAGCTTGCATGCACTGAACCTGTCTGCAGTACTGAGCTTCTAAAGGTCTCAGAGTCCTGATTGCCTTTATTCACTATTGTCTGACATACTGGAGAAAGGACCATTCATTTGTGTTCTTGTAAAAGTGCTTCTTTGTTTTGACTCACACATGTACATGTGCATAGCCACACCGGCCACACACGTTAAACACATTAAACCTTGAATCAGATGGCTTACAGCAGcaccaggtgccactcctgtcagctaagagcaGGACGCTGACAGTACAATTTGACATAAACTACATGAAATCATCGCTCTAACTTGGAAGGTATCAGCAGTTCAGCTTGCTAGTGGTGGTGCAGTAGCATGTGGGATATTTGACCATCATTTAAATACCACAGCATACCTGTGTTTGACACAATAATGGACCATGTCATAAAACTAGTTACCGTCACTAGATGTaagtccaacagagcacctttgggatgtacTGGAACGGCAGATTctttgcagcaactgtgtgatgctgtcacgtCAACATGGGCAAAAatgtctgaggaatgtttctagCACCTTGCTGAATCAGTGCCACAGAGAAATAAGCCATTTCTGAAGGCAAAACGGGGTCTAAGCCATTACAGCAAGACATCCCTAAAAAGTGCACAGACAACTTTGTTAAGTGAGGACAgcagctcaaaggttatatgaAAACAGTAAATGTCAGACCAAGACAGGTTTAGTTTAGTGTTAGCTGTCCTCATGTTTAACCTCTAATATCCTGTCTTACACTGATCCAAATGTTCAGTGAGCTTGTCATGGTGTTCTTTGGATGACAACCTTGACAGTCAACCTCATTTGACTGTCAAAATTCACAAAGTTGGATGTGCATATGTACATTTGTAAAGAGCACATGGCATGTCGGGGAGGAGGAGAGCTGAGGTGGGGGCATGCGAGGGGATCATTTAGCTCACTTCTCCACTGTGTGAGCCGTCATTCTTGCCTCGCGCAGCTGTGGAAATGAGATAAAACCGGGATGCCACTTTAGAAAGCTCTCATTTGCTCACTACTCCGGAGCCAGAAACCTCAGAAGTCAAAAGTCACTGTGCTGGATGGCAGCTTGCAGTCTTCTGCAAACAAAGGGGAGCGCAACAGGTGGAGGGAATGACAATTAGATTTTACAGCttgtggatttttctttttcttttaaagtttgagtaaagtggggtttttttttttagctttgacTATTAAATTCTTCTTTGGCTTTTCTCTCAAACTTTATCTTTGGCTGAAGTCTTCACCGGACTGCAGCTCTTCTTAGGAGACTATGAATGTGCTGCCAAGCCCAGTAATCAGAGCCCGAGAGCAGTCGCTACCTCTCTGCGGCTCTGGGTCTGCCCAGGACTTATCCCACTGCCCTCCAGGTTTCAACCTGAGCTCTCACCTAAACCCTGCACCGATGCTTGGCCTCCCAAATGGCCAGAGATCAAGCAAACCTCAGCGGGAGCTGAGCCCTGAGGAGCAGCAGGAACTTCGAAGAAAGATCAACAGCAGGGAGAGGAAGCGGATGCAGGACTTAAACATTGCTATGGATGCTCTGAGGGAGGTCATGGTGCCTTATGCCTCCTCGCCTTCATCTGCTTCCTCTCAGTCCCACCAACATGGAGCAACTCCGGGCCGCAGACTCTCCAAGATCTCTACCCTGGTTCTAGCCAGGAACTATATCCTCCTGCTGGGTTCATCTTTGCAGGAGATGCGGCGGTTGCTGGGGGAGGTAAGTGTAGGAATGGGGGTGACCACAGGACCAGTCCCCCGGCTGCTGCTTGCAGGAGGGTGGCCCCTCATTTCCAGTCCCGGTCAACTCCTCCTCACCCAGGAATCCCTCCTCTCCTCagcagcctcctcctcctcttcatcatcatcatctccctCCAGTTCTTCATCATCTGCAGGAGCCAAATGTCCGTTGCTTTCTCCAGGTCCCATGGAGGCCCCACTGGCCCCCATGCAGTGGAGCTCTGCAGGTGCTCCAGCAGGGTCGCTGTGTCCTTGTGGAGTCTGCAGACTGCCCAGATTCAGTCACTCCACTCTAGCTCCCAGATTCCCAAAGTGACATTGAAAGTTGAAGAAGTTCGCTGAAGAATGGACTTGAATGCAGCATTTTTTATATGAATTGTtatttttctaacatttttaacatgtttatgaTATGTTACTACACTACTCACGCTTATCatttgattcttttaaaaagcatgatggaagtatttttcttttattcttttttttctcactctcacaatgttctgcatattaGCTATAAACTGTAATGACTGTGTGCATGATACACGTAGCTACAGTGTTGTGCTgcagcagaggttgaataaCATTGTTGGCATAAGACTATGAAATCTCGGCTTATTAGTTTGCTTTCAGTTTTACTtaaagcttgaaaaaaaaacttgtttatgTCATGATTTTGTTTATCTTTCTGTTTCAAATTCAATGGGCTCCACACCAATCACTTTGTGAGTCTTAATGTAGCAGATTTGCTGGATTTCTCAGTTTTGAACCCTAAGTTTTGATAACTGGAATGTTaccacaataaataaacaacaataaacTCTTGATGTTTGAAACCAAGTCTTTAGTAACTTTATAATACTTTAAACTTTAAGAAATGTCTGTATTCCAGTTTGAAGGTTCATATTAGCTGATTGTTGCATTAGAGGCAGAAGGAAGAGGAAAGGAAGTGTCCAGTTGTGTCAGAAAGAAGGAAGTAGCAAATAGTACAGACCTTACTAGCTAGTatgcatattaaaaaataagtggaTTTTttatcccacaatgcattgctcATTGCCcaaaaaagtcaaaagaaaaaataaaccacTGTTAAACTGAGTACAGATGCACAAGACTGCAAGATAGCTAAGCACCAATCAAAGTTTATTATGCCGTGTTTTTCACACATGTGCTTCAGTCATCAACTTTTCTAGACATTACCTGTGGAAGTTGGAAATATCACAGGCTGTTGGATCAGGTGTGAAGCAGCCTACAACTCGCCAGCTCCAAGTACAAAGTACAAAGTAATGTCTGATGGCACCCATGTCTGGAGTTCATGTTTGAAAAGTGATTGAGTTCCAATAAATATAGAAGCAAACATGAGCAGATTCCTTGCAAACTAATAGCAGAAAGATTCTACTGTGACTACTGCAAacatttgcatatatttttttaaacaaatggtgGGAAATTCTGTCACTGTTGAGAATGAGAAGTGATCCTCCTTTCAGGGTTTCTTCTACCATGCatttataatataaaaacacttgTTTTTGTCACACCGGGGTgcaccaatgttttttttttgaacaggACTCAGATGCAGATGCCGAGAGTGGAGTTGCGTTGAACCAAAAACAAGCTTTATTCAGCTGATGACAGGTGTAAaccatgaaaacaacaaaacaaacggTGGCAAAACTATGAAAACTATGAACCACCATGTAACACTACAAGACACTAAAGAAATCTATGACAGGTTTGACCACCTGACAATGACACATGGAAAACAGAgggcttaaccctttaagacctaccgtAGAACCAAGGCcgccagagcttactttatatttttacatcctgtagtgccatttttgggagcatttccaGTTgctacatcaatacaactgctatagcccatattttaataatatgtatgcattaagtccatagtaactacataaattacaaaaaagtgcaataaactacaaaaaaattgaaaatcgttttttttaacatatatttctacttggagaaatttaagaggtttatccttcaaaactttaaatacaaaaaagttgcaaaaaatagtttacaacaacaagaaatttatttttgagtgtcttcatagttttatttttgagatacaccaatttttatacactgcaggaaaaacgagaaacaatcctatgatgcaaatttgcaaagaaaacagcatgtgcatcaaaataaactattttaagcagtgcaatttgagttctaagcatcccagaaactattcagaaaagcataaagtcaaacatgacttataaaaacactagtataggcttttaaggcctacaagtaaaaaaactacattttctgcgaaaatgacgtcacttcctgtttcgggccggtaatggcggacatgcgatcgttcgcgctgacgtctgtttcaatgtgggaagtgttacgaacagctgatcggatcggcaaagcgtgttacttgaatattatgtttttgttcctgcaagcgcttcttatgcaatatttgcaaagctttatgtggaaggaaaccgtgacgaggacaagctgatggcataagatgtaagtacaactcctccggtttcatatgcaaaaaaaattattgcgctagcttacgcggttcaggttctacagggatttaaaaatagttacacaaaacggaacTCCGacaggctttaaagggttaaatacaCAAATGAGGTAATCAAGGGAAGTCgagacacatgggggaaacagctgacacacatgaacctaatgacGCAACAGGGAAGTGAAACTAACACGCcagactctttcaaaataaaacaagaaacctGGGCATGACAATACAAACGTGACAATATACAGCCCTAAAATAAACTCCTGAAAACAATGTTAATAATGTCAAACTAAACTCAACTAACCCACAACCAcacataagaaactcaaaaacccCAGAATAACCTCAGAAACGCTGagtcagagacccagcctgtgacagttTTCCTCCAGAGTGACTTGTATCAGACTCATAATGTCCAATTAATGTGCAAATTTAAAGAATAATAAAGTCcacattaagattttttttacagcacttgGAGGCAAAACCTTAACAGAGGGATCAGCCTCTAATCATTATGCATGTAGTGCATATTAAGTGCCTAAACTGAACATCGCCTTTGCAAACCTAGATTCAATTTAATAAACATTAAAGTGTTACCTTCAAAAGCAATCAGACTCTGTTTATCATAGTGTCCAAGAATGATTTAGAACGGAAAATCACAGTTCTTAATATGACATACTGGTTTTACGGTGGACACTTTAATGATCAAACCTGAGGCAAAGGCTCAGTCATGTTGACCACAATTTTCCAAAGTACCTAGAAGAAGACTGTCACTTCATGCATctggaaaaaatgtaaactaGTAATAGAGTTGCTTTAGAACATTGGAAGACGGGTGTTAGCATCTAAACTGACCAATGGCTAATATTGACTTTTCTTTACCGCTTACTTTCCCAGATGTACACCCCCATTTGCTTTAAAAGGCTTGAACTGATTGAACCCTTTGCGAGTGTTTCAATCCTACATTTCCTGCCGTTCTCTCACAATTCAGAAATGATTCACtcactaaaaataaatagaagcaACGTTCTCCATATGCCAACTTCTTTCCATCTTCTCCACTGTGAGCTCTGATATCCTTCAGAGACTGACTAGCTGTTGAGCTGAAAATCATCCTCTACCCTTCACCCCACCTCAAAAACTGTGAAACAGTCCTCATCCCCTTTCCCCCTCAATTCATTGCTCCAACAAGCAAAAGATCAAAACCCTCCCGTGTAATTACTGCTCCACAAGAAAAGAAGGCC
This genomic window from Astatotilapia calliptera chromosome 16, fAstCal1.2, whole genome shotgun sequence contains:
- the olig1 gene encoding oligodendrocyte transcription factor 1; protein product: MNVLPSPVIRAREQSLPLCGSGSAQDLSHCPPGFNLSSHLNPAPMLGLPNGQRSSKPQRELSPEEQQELRRKINSRERKRMQDLNIAMDALREVMVPYASSPSSASSQSHQHGATPGRRLSKISTLVLARNYILLLGSSLQEMRRLLGEVSVGMGVTTGPVPRLLLAGGWPLISSPGQLLLTQESLLSSAASSSSSSSSSPSSSSSSAGAKCPLLSPGPMEAPLAPMQWSSAGAPAGSLCPCGVCRLPRFSHSTLAPRFPK